The Chromatiales bacterium genome window below encodes:
- a CDS encoding type II toxin-antitoxin system RelE/ParE family toxin translates to MAAITWTTEAERWLQDIHEYIAADNPQAAARTVEGIYERAQLLREFPELGHRYWGSSRNIRILLYGHYRITYLITSSGGIEILGVFHGALDLSRYEL, encoded by the coding sequence GTGGCAGCAATAACCTGGACAACCGAGGCCGAGCGCTGGCTGCAAGACATTCACGAGTACATTGCTGCCGATAATCCGCAGGCGGCAGCACGAACGGTTGAAGGTATCTATGAACGAGCTCAGCTGCTTCGTGAATTTCCGGAGTTGGGCCATCGGTACTGGGGCTCATCGCGAAACATCCGGATATTGCTCTACGGCCATTACCGAATCACCTACCTGATCACGTCCAGTGGCGGCATAGAAATTCTCGGTGTATTCCATGGCGCACTTGATCTCAGCCGGTACGAACTCTAG
- a CDS encoding BrnA antitoxin family protein — MSAKRRKSGRSSPERDEAPEITDSWVAGADLYHGKKLVRRGRPKLASPRKLLSLRLPPEVIDKWKATGPGWQTRMAGVLERSTPKSGRSAG; from the coding sequence ATGAGCGCGAAGCGAAGAAAATCAGGCCGCTCCTCGCCTGAGCGAGACGAAGCGCCGGAAATCACCGATAGCTGGGTGGCCGGCGCAGACCTTTATCACGGGAAGAAGCTCGTGCGGCGCGGGCGTCCGAAACTTGCCAGCCCACGAAAGCTCCTATCTCTCAGACTGCCGCCGGAAGTTATCGATAAATGGAAAGCGACGGGACCTGGGTGGCAGACACGCATGGCGGGTGTCCTTGAGCGGTCCACTCCTAAGTCCGGTCGTTCTGCTGGCTAA
- a CDS encoding addiction module protein yields MASSLKDLEKMARTLAAEERAQLAEALLESLQASPLSDIETLWNREIEARVAAYDRGETQTYAAEDVFAEARRLSR; encoded by the coding sequence ATGGCCTCTTCCCTGAAAGACCTGGAGAAAATGGCTCGCACGCTCGCGGCCGAAGAGCGAGCCCAGCTTGCGGAAGCCCTTCTGGAGTCCCTGCAGGCATCCCCGCTGTCCGACATTGAGACGCTCTGGAATCGGGAGATTGAGGCGCGAGTGGCGGCCTATGACCGTGGAGAAACGCAGACCTACGCGGCCGAAGACGTGTTTGCCGAGGCCCGGCGCCTGTCTCGGTGA